In Meleagris gallopavo isolate NT-WF06-2002-E0010 breed Aviagen turkey brand Nicholas breeding stock chromosome 15, Turkey_5.1, whole genome shotgun sequence, one DNA window encodes the following:
- the REEP2 gene encoding receptor expression-enhancing protein 2, producing the protein VCSSCRLIFGTLYPAYSSYKAVKTKNVKEYVKWMMYWIVFAFFTTAETLTDIVLSWFPFYFELKIAFVIWLLSPYTKGSSVLYRKFVHPTLSNKEKEIDEYITQARDKSYETMMRVGKRGLNLAANAAVTAAAKGQGVLSEKLRSFSMQDLTLIRDEDAVHLQSHESQLRPSGGSLLETIEDSGEESGVAQRPNGTPSEIRTDPSDEDAGDKLPKRTQSLKAPKKMTKSELPVKSVKARPKKKASGSLTSGESS; encoded by the exons GTTTGCTCTTCTTGCAGGCTGATATTCGGTACGCTCTACCCCGCCTACTCCTCCTACAAGGCCGTGAAGACGAAAAACGTGAAGGAATAC GTAAAGTGGATGATGTACTGgattgtttttgcctttttcaccACTGCAGAAACGCTCACAGACATTGTTCTTTCTTG GTTTCCCTTTTATTTCGAGTTGAAAATCGCATTTGTGATTTGGCTGCTCTCTCCTTACACCAAGGGCTCCAGTGTCCTCTACAGGAAGTTTGTGCACCCAACGCTCTCCAATAAGGAGAAG GAAATTGATGAATACATTACTCAGGCTCGTGACAAAAGCTATGAAACCATGATGCGAGTTGGCAAAAGAGGATTAAACCtggctgcaaatgcagcagttACCGCAGCTGCAAAG gGCCAAGGAGTTTTGTCTGAGAAGTTACGAAGTTTCAGCATGCAGGATCTCACTCTGATCCGGGATGAAGATGCTGTGCATTTGCAAAGCCACGAGTCACAGCTTCGCCCCTCTGGAGGAAGTCTCCTTGAAACTATTGAAGATTCAG GAGAAGAGAGTGGTGTGGCACAGAGACCTAATGGAACCCCATCAGAGATTAGAACAGACCCATCAGATGAAGATGCAGGAGACAAACTGCCAAAACGTACACAGAGCCTCAAAGCTCCTAAGAAGATGACAAAATCTGAG ctGCCTGTAAAAAGTGTGAAAGCCCGCCCTAAGAAGAAAGCTTCAGGTTCTCTTACTTCTGGAGAGTCATCCTAA